The Actinomadura graeca nucleotide sequence AGCAGGACCCGTGCCCGGCGCTCGGCCTCGGCCCTGCTCTGGCCGCGCACCTTCATCGGCGCCAGGACCAGGTTGTGCAGGACGGTCATGTGCGGGAAGAGGTTGAAGCTCTGGAACACCATCCCGATCTCGGCGCGCTGCCTGCGCAGTTCGGCGGCGCCCAGCGGTACCGTCCGGCCCCGCCTGTGCGTCACCCCGATGACCTCTCCGTCGACGGACACGGTGCCGTCGTCGGGTTGCTCCAGGTGGTTGATGCAGCGCAGCAGGGTGCTCTTGCCCGAACCCGACGGGCCGATGACGCACACCACCTGCCCGGGCAGCACTTCCAGGTCGATCCGGCGCAGCACCTCGTGGCTTCCATAGCGTTTGACGAGCTGGTCGGTGACGATCGCGGCGGTCATCGGTCTTCTCCAGAGGTGGGTGGGGCACCGGCTGGACGCGCGGCCTTGGAGATGCCGGGGATGTCGGCGCCGGGCTCGATCGCGGTCGCGGACGTCGCGCTGCGGGACCGGCCGGCCACGCGCACGCCGCGGGCGTAGCGGCGCTCCAGGAAGTGCTGGAAGATCGTGAGCACGGTGGTGATCGCGAGATACCAGACGCTGATGGTGATCAGCAGCGGGATCGTCTTGAAGTTGCGCGCGTAGATGAGCTGCGCGGAGTACAGCAGTTCCGGCACCGCGAGCACGCTGACCAGCGAGGAGTACTTCAGCATGCTGATCACCTCGTTGGCGATCGGCGGCACGATGACGCGCATCGCCTGCGGCAGCACCACGTAGCGCATCGTCGCCAGCCCGGACAGGCCCATGGCTTGGGCGGCCTCGGTCTGGCCGTGGTGGATGGACTGGATCCCGGCTCTGACGATCTCCGACATGTAGGCGCCCGCGTTCAGCCCGAGTCCGAGGACCGCGGCGCTCATCGGCGTGATCAGGTCGTTGGCGTCGCCCGTCAGGAGCGTCGGCCCGAACGGGATCCCGAGGCTCAGCTGCTGGTAGAGCGCACCGAGGTTGAACCAGAACACCAGCTGGACGAGCAGGGGCGTGCCCCGGAAGAACCAGATGTAGAGGGAACTCGCGGCGACGGGCAGCGGGGACCTCGACAGGCGCATGACGGCGAGCACCACGCCGAGGACGAATCCGACGGCCGTGCTGAGCCCGGTGAGTTGCAGGGTGCGGCCGAGGCCCAGCATCAGCGGCCGGGAGAACAGGTAGTCGCCGACGACCCCCCATTCGAAATTGTCGTTGCGGGCGACGGAGTTGCCCGCCGCCACGGCGATCAGCACCACGAGGGCGGTCAGCACCCAGTCGGTGCGCCGCTGCGAGCGCCAGAGCCGCTCCAGCGTGGTTCTGAACGCCGGCGTCTTGGGCGGTCGCGCGCCACCCGGCAGCGCGGCGGCGGCCTTCGCCGTTACTGGTCTCGCGTTGGTCATGACTTCACCTGCTCAGACTGCTGAGGAAGGACGCGGATGTCAGCCTTCGGACGTGGTCGGCGTCGGTGACGCGGTCTTGGACGTGGCGTTGATCTCGATGCGGTCCACGGCGCCGCGGATCTTCCACTTGTCCAGCAGCGTCTTGTAGGTGCCGTTGTCGATCAGCTTCTGGAAGGTGTCCTGGAGGGCGAGGGCCAGCGGCATCCTGCCCTTGGCGACCTGGAAGCCGATGTGCGTCTGAAGGTAGGCCGGCCCGGCCAGCTCGATCTTCTGCCCCACCTCGATCCGGTACGCGGCGGCGATGCT carries:
- a CDS encoding amino acid ABC transporter ATP-binding protein translates to MTAAIVTDQLVKRYGSHEVLRRIDLEVLPGQVVCVIGPSGSGKSTLLRCINHLEQPDDGTVSVDGEVIGVTHRRGRTVPLGAAELRRQRAEIGMVFQSFNLFPHMTVLHNLVLAPMKVRGQSRAEAERRARVLLGQVGLADYAGAYPVQLSGGQQQRVAIARTLAMEPKVLLFDEPTSALDPELVGEVLDVMRKLAHAGKTMIVVTHELGFAREVADRVIFMDEGLIVEDGPADQVLSNPREKRTAAFLSKVL
- a CDS encoding amino acid ABC transporter permease; translation: MTNARPVTAKAAAALPGGARPPKTPAFRTTLERLWRSQRRTDWVLTALVVLIAVAAGNSVARNDNFEWGVVGDYLFSRPLMLGLGRTLQLTGLSTAVGFVLGVVLAVMRLSRSPLPVAASSLYIWFFRGTPLLVQLVFWFNLGALYQQLSLGIPFGPTLLTGDANDLITPMSAAVLGLGLNAGAYMSEIVRAGIQSIHHGQTEAAQAMGLSGLATMRYVVLPQAMRVIVPPIANEVISMLKYSSLVSVLAVPELLYSAQLIYARNFKTIPLLITISVWYLAITTVLTIFQHFLERRYARGVRVAGRSRSATSATAIEPGADIPGISKAARPAGAPPTSGEDR